ACAAGTTAAAATTATGTTAAGCAGAAAAAACATGACGATCAAACAACTGGCTGAGATGATCGAGGAACGAACTGGGAAAGCAATGTCACGTCAGAATCTGACCCAGCGTTTGAGCAGAGATAACTTTCAGGAACAAGACATGAGATTGATTGCAGCTATTTTGGGGTGTCCGTTTAAGTTGAGTATATTTCCAGAGGAGCTGGAAATAGAGGAAACCGCGTCAGAGGAACTTGCAGTTCAATATGCAAACAATGCAGGACTGAAAAATAAAGATGCAGAAGAAATGACAGTTGAAGAACCGGAATCAGAAGAACCGGAATCAGAAGAACCAGAATCAGAAACAGAGGAAGCGGAAGAATTAGAAACAGAGGAAGCAGAATTTGAAGAAGTAGATGATGATTCGGAAGAAGAAATTTTACTTGAAGATGAAGAGCCTTGGGATGAATCAGAGGAATTGACTCTGGAGGATGCGGAGGAGATACCGCAGGACGAAACAGAAAATTATGATGATCACAAGACAACTATCTGGGAGCCACAGATTGTGCAGAGTGCATATGAGAGGGCGAGACTTACTTCGGAATGGGAGAAGGCAACGATTGAGCCGGAGGAAGAACCTAAACGTTTTGTGAAGAGAAACGAAATTGAAGAAGATTTGACGATAGGAGAGTTGAATCCATATACAGGACACGAGTATTTATCAAATAGTGTGAGAATGCATCCGAATAAGATCGGATATGTGCAGGTATATGATCGTGCGAAGCATCGTTGGGATGATATGACAGAATGGGCATATCTTGGATACCAGGAGCGGATGAAATCAGAGCTTGGCAAAGATTATGAACCACCAATTTATTTAGACTAAGATGAAATGGGGAGCTACAATAGACGGATATGCTCCCCATTTATAATGCAAAGAAAATTTAGAAAATATTTTCTAATAAATGTAATGACACCAGTATCCAAAATTTTCCTGTGTATTACATTCATCAGGAGAAAGTTCTAATTGATCGTTGTAGGAGTTGATAAATTCCGGAAAACCAAAAATTTCTGCGGCCCGGGCTTCTCGAATATCATATACTCCGGGCACTCCGAGCTGATAATGACCATTTTCTTCGATAAGGAGAAGATGATGATAATTATGATATCCATGCAGAAGAAAACTGTTGTTTGCAAGATTCCAACATTTTTTAGGAAGAATTTTCAAATCTGAATGATGGATTTTCTGTATGGTTTTAGAAGGAGATAATAAGTTTGTTGTATCACTGGCTTCGAATAAATTATCATTATCGTTGTATTCGGAAGCTGAAAGATCTGGAGCTGGATCAGGAGTTTCGGATTGCACAGTTGTCGAAAAAATTTCATTGATATCCAGATGAAAATGAGATTCTGTAGCGGTAAGAAAACTTTCATCAGGCAGTGGAATTAAAAAACCATGCAGATTCTCCATGGATGAAATTGAATTGATGGCAGAATCCGGTAGTGTAAGTTGAGCAGAAATGATATGAGAATTGCATGGAAGCTCACTTATTTTTTTGGAAATGTTATGCTCTTGTTCGGTTAAAATAGCACAGAGTGGGACAAGGTGCTGATTCGTGACGGGAATATTTCTGGCTTGAATCTGAAGAAGCCAGCAATCTGGCTTCTTTGTGAGTTTTAAAAATCCGGTGTTGCGCATACAGTGATTATTTTTATATTCATAAAGATAATAAATACCTGGATTCATAGAGTACCTCCAATAGATTAATAAAATAAGAATTGAGGAAATGCTGTTCAAAACCTCTAAGATAATGTATTCTTGTAATAATAAGAAAAGAACTGAAAATACATGAAAGGATTAGAAATATTCATGGATGAGATGAACCAAAAGTTGGATGAAAAATATATGAGAGAGGCGATTCGGCAGGCGAAGAAGGCTTATGCGCTGGAGGAGGTTCCGATAGGATGTGTGATCGTGTACGAAGGAAAGATTATTGGACGAGGTTATAATCGAAGAACAACAGACAAAAATCCATTGGCACATGCGGAGATTGCTGCGATAAAAAAAGCGAGTAAAAAAATAAATGACTGGCGATTGGAAGAGTGTACATTATATGTTACCTTGGAACCTTGTCAGATGTGTGCGGGCGCGATTGTACAGGCGCGGACAAAGCGGGTTGTTGTCGGGTGTATGAATCCAAAGGCCGGGTGTGCAGGCTCTATTTTAAATCTGCTTGATATGCAGGAATTTAATCATCAGGTTGAGCTTACGACAGGTGTACTGGGCGAAGAATGCAGTGCAATGATGAAACAGTTTTTTAAAGAACTCAGGGAGAAGCAGAAGAAAATAAAATACGAAAAAACGCTGAAAAAAGAGGATTAGATAAGAGAGTATAGAACAATCAGTTAAATATAGATAAAAAATAAAAGACACTGTGAGGATTCTCCTTTTCAGTGTCTTGAATTTCTTACTTTACGTGCATTACGCTTCGAATGCATCTCCACAAACGTTACCTTGGTAGTTGACTCGATCCAGGCACCCTCACAACACCCGGAAGGTCCTGCTTAGTGCTGCTTCGTTCCCGACCTGACACGGTTCACAGGTTCCCGTCGTGTGAGACCCAGATTTTCAACGCCACTTTCCAAGGGCAGCTTTGCAAATCAGCACCCTCTGCGTAATATCACCCCTGCTATAGCGGATTGCAGGTACAAGGTACCGCTAACACCCCGGCTGCACGAGTCTTAAGTTTACATGGTTTTTAAGAAAAAGTCAAGATGCCTAAGAAGAATAATTGAAAATAGAGGGGGAAGCGTTTATAATGAAATGAAAAAAGTATCTGGTTATTTAATATAAAAGTGACATATTAGAAAAAAGGGAGCATATAGATGAATATTTTATTGACTGCAATCAATGCAAAATACATTCACTCCAATTTAGCAGTATATAGTCTGAGAGCTTATGCAGCAGGAAAATGTGAGAGATATAAAGAAGAGATAGGAATTGCGGAATATACGATCAACCAGCCATTGGATCAGATATTGATGGATCTGTATAAAAGAAAACCGGAAGTGCTTTGCTTTTCCTGCTATTTGTGGAATATTGAATATGTAGAACAACTGGTCGCAGAACTAGGGAAGATTATGCCACAGACAGATATCTGGCTTGGTGGACCTGAGGTTTCATATCATGCGTCTCATATGTTGGAACAATTTCCACAGGTATATGGCATTATGCGAGGAGAAGGAGAAGAGACATTTTTAGAATTGGCAGAGTTTTATTACAACAACAGTGGGAAAAGTCTGGAACAATGTGAAAAAGTCCAACGATTGAAAGAAATCGTGGGGATAACTTTCCGAGATGGAGAAGAAATCATAGAAACTGCAGATCGAAGTGTGATGGATTTAAGTAAAGTGCCATTTGTATATGAAGATTTAGATGTTTTTAAGAATAAGATCATATATTATGAATCAAGCAGGGGATGTCCGTTTTCATGTAGTTATTGTCTCTCTTCTATTGATAAATGTCTTCGTTTTAGAGACTTAGAGCTGGTAAAAAAAGAATTACAGTTTTTTATAGATCATGAGATTCCGCAGGTGAAGTTTGTAGACCGTACATTCAATTGTAAACATTCACATTCTATGGAAATCTGGTCTTATATAAAAGAACATGATAAAGGGAAAACAAATTTCCATTTTGAGGTGGCGGCAGATTTATTAAATGAAGAAGAATTAAATTTAATCAGCACTATGCGACCTGGATTGATCCAATTGGAAATTGGTGTGCAGTCAACAAATGAACAGACGATTAAGGAAATTCATCGTACAATGAAATTTTCGCAGGTGACAGAAGTGGTGAATCGTGTGCATGCTGCGAAAAATATTCATCAGCATTTAGATTTGATCGCGGGTCTTCCTTTTGAAGATTACAATAGTTTCCATAAGTCATTCTGTGACGTATATGCATTGAGACCGGAACAGCTGCAGCTTGGCTTCCTTAAAGTTTTAAAAGGCTCATACATGGAAGAAAAAACAAAAGACTATGAGTTGTTGTATCAGAACAGACCGCCGTATGAAGTGCTGTCGACAAAATGGCTTCCATATTCGGATGTGATTCGCCTCAAAGGACTGGAAGAGATGGTAGAGGTGTATTATAACAGCAGACAATTTGAACATACTATGGAATTGCTTGAACAAGTCTTTGGAGATGCGTTTGTGATGTTTGAAGAAATGAGTAACTATTATGAAGAACATGGATATTATGGGGTGAATCACAATCGTGTCGCACGATATGAAATATTATATGCGTTTATAAAAGAAGTGGCATTAGTACAATACGAGACTTTATTAACAGAAGAGCAATTTCGTCAGACGTTAGTTATGGATTTATATCTGAGGGAAAATATGAAAAATCGTCCGGCATTTGCAGGTGACTCTTTAGTAAGTAAAGAGGTGGAGCGGACATTTTACGATACAGAGGCAGAAGAACATCAATATTTGAAAGGGTATGAAAAGTATGATAAACGTCAGCTGCGTAAGATGACACATTTGGAAAATATAGATGGACATTTGATTTTGTTTGATTATCAAAACCGCAATCCGCTCACAAATCAGGCCACAACATATGAGGTTATATAAGGGTTGCAGGTCACGTTACTGTTCACAGGTACTGTGAAGGATAACTATATAGGTTCTTGCAAAAAATGAGCAAAAAGTATAGAATAAAACCAATTCAAAATAAGAAATAAAAAAAGGGGTATCGAAATGAATTTTTATGATAAAAAATTTAAGAAAACAGTGTCTATTGTTATTCTTGTAATAATATTAGCAATGGTTGCAACGATGATAATTCCATATCTTATGTAAAGAATATGGATGCCAGATAAGACCAAGGGGTATAAGATGCAGCAGAAAAAAAGAAAGAGAAGAAGCAGAAGAATTCGAAGACTCCAGAGAGATATTTATTTGTTGGGTATAGTGTTGCTCTTAATATTAATCATTATGGGGGTGGTACAGCTCGTTACGAAAAGCTATATACATCGTCATGATGATGGGAAAATATTATCAGGGATTACAGTTGGAGGAGTCGATGTGTCCGGGCAGACCAAAGATGAGGCTGTTCAGACAGTACAAGGTGTTATAAGCCAGAAAAATAATGTGATCTTTACATTCAAAGTGGCGGATGACAGAGCATTTGATGTCGAAGCAAATACATTAGGACTTCAAGTGAGTAAGCTGGAAGATTCTGTACAACAGGCAGTGGACTATGGCAGAAGAGGAAATGCATTAAAAGCATATAAAATTATGAAAAATGCAAAACGTGGAAAATTGACACATGATATTCCACTGCAATATAAAATAGATGAAAATACAGCAAAAAAAGTGTTGGAAACAGCTGCGGTATCTGCTCTTAATGAGCCACAGAATGCCTGTGTGACACAGGATGCATTAGGAAATGTAAGCATCGAGAAGGAAAAAAGCGGAGAAGTTCTGAATACAAATAAAACAATCGAGAATATAAAGAAGCTTTTAAAAGCTTGGGATGGAAAAAATGCTACGATTCAAGCGAAGATAGATGAAGATAAGGCAAAAGTTACAGCAGAGGAATTGAAAGATGCGACGGATTTATTGGGAAGTTCTACAACTTATTATGATGTGAATGACAGTGGGCGAGCACAAAACGTAGAAAGCGGAGCAAAACACCTGAATGATATTTTGTTGCAGCCTGGTGAAGAGCAGTCGGCAGATGAAGCAATGAGGCCATATACAGAAGAGAATGGATATGCAAAAGCAGCTTCTTTTTCCGGGAATACGGTAGAACAGACAATGGGTGGAGGAATCTGCCAGGTGTCTACGACATTGTATCAGGCATTGCTTTATGCAGAACTTGATATTGTAGAAAGACATCAACATTCTATGCTTGTATCTTATGCAGAGCCGTCTATGGATGCGGCAATAGCAGATGATGTGATGGATCTGGTATTTAAGAATAATCAGGAATATCCTGTTTATATTGAAGCAATTGTTGGCGGGGGTAGCTTAACGTTTAATATATATGGAAAAGAAACAAGAGATCCGAACAGAACAGTTACTTATGTCAGCGAGACACTTTCAAGTGAACAGGCAACAGGAACAAATTATGTTGCATCAGATGACCCAATCGGATATATCAATTATGTGAGTGCAGCACATCCGAAGATTTCTGCACAGCTGTGGAAGGTTGTGACAGAGAATGGGACAGAGGTGAGCAGAGAAGTTGTGAATCATAGTGAGTATGTATCGTCGCCGGAGACCTATTCTGTGGGAACAGCATCAGATGATGCCAATGCTACAGCTAAAATGCAACAAGCGATTGGAACACAGGATTTAGCAACAATCAATGCAGCAATTCAGGAAATTATTTATGGTTATTGATCAGGAGTGCAAAGAACATAGAAGTCCGGATGATCAAGGAGTAGTATGAAAGTAGGAAAACTATCACAAACTGCATGGAATCGTGCAGTGATGAAACAATTATATAAAAAGCAGGAACAAAATTTATTGAAGATATCAGCGGCAGAAAGTTGCAGTGCCTATGCTGTAGATGATGAACAAGTGCTTATAAAATCGGCGGCATCCACATCAGGTGATACAAAAAAACTAGGGAATTATTCTTTGGCAGCAGCAATCAATCAGTTGGCATCCAGAGGGGCAAAACCTATAGACGTGCAGATTTTTATTTTGATCTCGGAGCGTATCGGAGAGCAAAAGGTGGCAGGCATGGTACAAGAAATGGAAGAAATGTGTACCATGATGAATATTGCAATTTCAAATGTTCAGGTAGAGGTGAATCCGGCAGTGACACAGGCAATTGTGCGTGTGGAGACAATGGGATTTGCTGAAAAGAGGATACTTAGAAATATCGAGAATATCAAGCCGGAACAAGACATTGTCATGTGCGGTTTTGTGGGCTTAGAAGGTACGCTGCGTATTTTGGAGGAGCAGGAAAAAGAGCTAAAAGGAAGATTTGTTCCGGCATTTTTACGTCAGACCAAAGAACTAGAGTCACAGATGCTCAAGCTTCAGCTATTAGAGAATGTTGAAAAAGAAGTGAAAGAGGAAAATATTATTTTATCCGCTGTGCAGCATGTAGGAAGCGGTGGGCTCTTTGCAACTTTATGGGATACAGCTGAGGTGGCAGGACTTGGGTTGCAGATTGATATGCAGAAGATACAAATCCGACAGGAAACCGTAGAAATTTGTGAATATTATCATTTGAATCCATATAAGATGACATCAACAGGAAGTCTTCTGTTTTTCACAGATCAAGGCGAAAAGCTGATCGAGATTTTAGAAAAGAACGGCGCACGAGCCGTTAGGCTTGGGAGTACCACCGCAGAGAATGCGAGGGTGATCACAAGCGGAAGTGAAATCAGATACCTGGATCGGCCAACATCGGATGAACTGATGTTATGGAGAAAACAGAAATTAGAGGAAGGTAAAAATTATGGATACAAAACAGAAATTAAGAAATGAAATTTTGAGAAATTTAGAGAAAAACAGCCGGATTGATCTTGGAGAACTTGCAATTCTTATGGGTATGGAAGAAGCAGAGATTGCAAATGAAGTGGCAGAAATGGAAAAAGAAAAAATCATTTGCGGATATCATACAATGATCAATTGGGATAAAACCGGGGTGGAAAAAGTGACAGCGTTGATTGAAGTGCGTGTTACACCACAGAGAAATCAGGGATTCGACCGTATTGCGGAACGTATTTACAATTATCCGGAAGTGAATGCGGTATATTTGATTTCCGGTGCATATGATCTTCTTGTTACATTGGAAGGAAAAACATTGCAGGAAGTATCATTGTTTGTATCAGAGAAGCTTTCTCCGATTGAACCGGTTATTGGAACAGCAACTCATTTTATTTTGAAAAAATACAAAGACCATGGTACGATCATGTTGCCTAAGAAAGGGTCTGACAGAATGGTGGTGACACCATAATGAGAAATCCATTATCAAAAAAGATTGTATCAGTACAGCCATCAGGAATCCGAAGATTCTTTGATGTGGCAAATGAAATGGAAGATGTCATTTCCCTTGGTGTTGGAGAACCGGATTTCGACACTCCATGGAGAATACGTGAAGAAGGAATTTTTTCTCTGGAAAAGGGAAGAACATTTTATACATCTAATGCAGGATTGATGGAACTTCGTACAGAAATCTGCAAATATCTTGAACGTACGATCCATGTCAATTATGATCCGAAAAAAGAAACACTGATCACTGTCGGAGGAAGTGAGGCTATTGATCTGGCACTTCGTTGTATGCTTGATCCGGGAGAAGAAGTATTGCTTCCGCAGCCTAGTTATGTATCTTATCTGCCATGTACAATTATGGCGGATGGGGTTCCGGTAATCGTAGAATTAAAGCATGAAAATGAGTTTAAACTGACAGTAGATGATCTGAAAGATAAAGTGACAGAAAAGACAAAGATTCTGGTCATGCCATTTCCAAATAATCCGACAGGGTCAATTATGACAAAAGAGGATTTGGAGCCAATAGCAAAGTTTGTGGAAGAACATGATCTGTTTGTTATTTCAGATGAAATTTATTCGGAATTGAGTTATAAAGGTGACCATGTTTCTATTGCTAGTCTGCCTGGAATGAGAGAGCGAACAATTGTGATCAATGGATTTTCAAAAGGGTTTGCGATGACAGGATGGCGTCTTGGATATTGCTGTGGTCCGCAGGTGATTTTGAAGCAGATGATCAAATTACATCAATTTGCAATTATGTGTGCACCTACAAACAGTCAGTATGCAGCGATTGAAGGATTGCGTCACTGTGGAGATCAAGTAATAGAAATGCGAAAAGCATATAATCAAAGAAGACGATTTTTGATGCACGAATTCAAACGTATGGGATTGGAGTGCTTTGAACCATTTGGTGCATTCTATGTATTTCCAAGTATCAAAGAGTTCAATATGACATCGGAAGAGTTCGCAACTCGTCTGTTATACGAAGAAAAAGTGGCAGTTGTTCCGGGAACAGCGTTTGGAGACTGTGGAGAAGGTTTCCTGAGAATATCTTATGCATATTCTTTGGAAGATTTAAAGGCTGCATTGGAAAGACTGGAGCATTTTATTGAAAAATTACGAGCAGAACAAAATAAATAATTATTTTGCTTAGAAAAAACTGTAGTGGAGAAAAAATATGTTAAATATTGTATTATTGGAGCCTGAGATTCCGGCGAATACAGGAAATATCGGACGTACTTGTGTTGCAACAAATACAAGACTGCATTTGATCGAACCATTAGGATTCCGTCTTGATGAGAAAGCATTGCGTCGCGCAGGAATGGATTATTGGAAAGATCTTGATGTTACAACTTATATTGATTATCAGGATTTTCTTGATAAAAATCCGGGAGCAAAGATTTACATGGCAACGACAAAAGCTGAAAAAGTATATACTGATGTAGCATATGAAGAAGACTGTTATATTATGTTTGGGAAGGAAAGCGCAGGTATCCCGGAGGAGATTCTTGTTGAAAATCAGGAGAACTGTGTGAGAATTCCAATGGTAGGAGAGATTCGTTCTTTGAATCTTGGAAATTCAGTTGCAATTATGTTATATGAGGCATTGAGACAAAATCAGTTTGCAGGGATGAATTTGGAAGGACATCTTCATCGTTTGGAATGGAATAAATAAAAGAAAAAGAGAGAAAAATCCTTTTTAGCGGATACGATGTATTGGCTAAAAAGGATTTTTTTCTATTTTAAAAATCTAAAAATTTTTTAGATAAGGTAGAATAAATATGGAATAAAAAGAGCATAATAAATAAAAGTTGTGCATATTTTACTAAATTGTTTCTATTATTGACAAAAAACAAACAATTTATTCACAAAAAAGTTTGAAAAAATCTAAAAAATTTATAGATTTTATACAAGAGATGTGCTAGGATGAAAATATGTACCTTAGGGAAAGGCGGTGACTAGAATATGGTAGAAGAAACCATTCAGGTAATCCGGGAGACAGAAGCAAAAGCAGATGCAATAACAAGAGATGCTGAAGTCAAAGGCAATCAGATCGTGGACGATGCAGAAAAACAGGCGAAACAATGGAAAGAAGAACAATTAGCTGTAATGGAAGAGAAGATGCAGAAAGCCATGACAGATGCAAGAGAAGAAGGAGAACGGGTACAAGCAGAGACGCTGTCAAAGATTGAGAAAGAAGTTGTAGCGTTAAAAGAACTTGCTTCCGTAAAGGAAGAGGAAGCAGTCAGCCTCGTAATAGCACAATTGGTATCATAAGCTGCGTGTTGCGGGAAGGTAAAAAAGATTACAGTTTGCAGGTAAACTGTAATGAAAAAGGAGGGATTGTGTTATGGCGGTATTGCAGATGCAGCGAATGAGTATCTGCGCGTTGAAGAAGGACCGAAAAGCGATTCTGGAAAAGATTCAGAGCATGGGAGTTATGGAGATTAACCATGTGTTGGACGAAGACGAAGATTTCCGCCGGATGGACACTGCAAATGCCAGAAGCAGTTTTGAAAAAGCTGCTAATTCTGCTGACAGAGCTTTGGAGATATTGAATGAATATGCTCCGATAAAAACATCGATGCTGTCATCTTTAGAAGGCAAGAAGCTGGTTGATGCAAAAGTACATGAAGAAGTGATTCGAAAGCGAGAGGAACTGCTTAAAGTGGTGAGTCAGATTCAGGCATTGGATAAGGAAAAAGCAGAGAATAAAGCAGAGATCCTTAAGTTGGAGAATCGGATTGAGAGCCTTGTCCCATGGCTGAGTCTGGATATCCCGATGAATGCGACAGGAACAAAGAAAACTTCTGTGATTTTAGGAAGTATTCCGGGACTGGCTGATATTTCTGGAATTTACGAGATTTTGGCAGATGCAGCGCCGGAAGTTGAGGCGGCAGATGCTTATGTGATTTCATCCGGACAGGATATGACCTGTATTGCAGTTATCTGTTTAAAACAAGAAGAACAGAGTATAGAAGAAGCACTTCGAAGTCGAGGATTTTCAAGAATAGCGCAGAGCAGCGCAAAGACTCCGGCAGGGGAAACGGAGGAGTTAAAGCAGGCAATCAAAGAAAAAGAGAATCGGATTTCACAAATCGAGCAGGAAGTGATCAGGCTCGCAGAACAAAGAGAAGAGATTTATCTGCTTGCAGATTATTATCGTGTACGAGCGGAAAAGTACGAAGTATTAGGAGAGATACCACAATCGGCAAATACTTTT
This Ruminococcus hominis DNA region includes the following protein-coding sequences:
- a CDS encoding DUF6128 domain-containing protein, whose protein sequence is MNPGIYYLYEYKNNHCMRNTGFLKLTKKPDCWLLQIQARNIPVTNQHLVPLCAILTEQEHNISKKISELPCNSHIISAQLTLPDSAINSISSMENLHGFLIPLPDESFLTATESHFHLDINEIFSTTVQSETPDPAPDLSASEYNDNDNLFEASDTTNLLSPSKTIQKIHHSDLKILPKKCWNLANNSFLLHGYHNYHHLLLIEENGHYQLGVPGVYDIREARAAEIFGFPEFINSYNDQLELSPDECNTQENFGYWCHYIY
- the tadA gene encoding tRNA adenosine(34) deaminase TadA, with the translated sequence MKGLEIFMDEMNQKLDEKYMREAIRQAKKAYALEEVPIGCVIVYEGKIIGRGYNRRTTDKNPLAHAEIAAIKKASKKINDWRLEECTLYVTLEPCQMCAGAIVQARTKRVVVGCMNPKAGCAGSILNLLDMQEFNHQVELTTGVLGEECSAMMKQFFKELREKQKKIKYEKTLKKED
- a CDS encoding B12-binding domain-containing radical SAM protein → MNILLTAINAKYIHSNLAVYSLRAYAAGKCERYKEEIGIAEYTINQPLDQILMDLYKRKPEVLCFSCYLWNIEYVEQLVAELGKIMPQTDIWLGGPEVSYHASHMLEQFPQVYGIMRGEGEETFLELAEFYYNNSGKSLEQCEKVQRLKEIVGITFRDGEEIIETADRSVMDLSKVPFVYEDLDVFKNKIIYYESSRGCPFSCSYCLSSIDKCLRFRDLELVKKELQFFIDHEIPQVKFVDRTFNCKHSHSMEIWSYIKEHDKGKTNFHFEVAADLLNEEELNLISTMRPGLIQLEIGVQSTNEQTIKEIHRTMKFSQVTEVVNRVHAAKNIHQHLDLIAGLPFEDYNSFHKSFCDVYALRPEQLQLGFLKVLKGSYMEEKTKDYELLYQNRPPYEVLSTKWLPYSDVIRLKGLEEMVEVYYNSRQFEHTMELLEQVFGDAFVMFEEMSNYYEEHGYYGVNHNRVARYEILYAFIKEVALVQYETLLTEEQFRQTLVMDLYLRENMKNRPAFAGDSLVSKEVERTFYDTEAEEHQYLKGYEKYDKRQLRKMTHLENIDGHLILFDYQNRNPLTNQATTYEVI
- a CDS encoding VanW family protein — encoded protein: MQQKKRKRRSRRIRRLQRDIYLLGIVLLLILIIMGVVQLVTKSYIHRHDDGKILSGITVGGVDVSGQTKDEAVQTVQGVISQKNNVIFTFKVADDRAFDVEANTLGLQVSKLEDSVQQAVDYGRRGNALKAYKIMKNAKRGKLTHDIPLQYKIDENTAKKVLETAAVSALNEPQNACVTQDALGNVSIEKEKSGEVLNTNKTIENIKKLLKAWDGKNATIQAKIDEDKAKVTAEELKDATDLLGSSTTYYDVNDSGRAQNVESGAKHLNDILLQPGEEQSADEAMRPYTEENGYAKAASFSGNTVEQTMGGGICQVSTTLYQALLYAELDIVERHQHSMLVSYAEPSMDAAIADDVMDLVFKNNQEYPVYIEAIVGGGSLTFNIYGKETRDPNRTVTYVSETLSSEQATGTNYVASDDPIGYINYVSAAHPKISAQLWKVVTENGTEVSREVVNHSEYVSSPETYSVGTASDDANATAKMQQAIGTQDLATINAAIQEIIYGY
- a CDS encoding AIR synthase-related protein, which encodes MKVGKLSQTAWNRAVMKQLYKKQEQNLLKISAAESCSAYAVDDEQVLIKSAASTSGDTKKLGNYSLAAAINQLASRGAKPIDVQIFILISERIGEQKVAGMVQEMEEMCTMMNIAISNVQVEVNPAVTQAIVRVETMGFAEKRILRNIENIKPEQDIVMCGFVGLEGTLRILEEQEKELKGRFVPAFLRQTKELESQMLKLQLLENVEKEVKEENIILSAVQHVGSGGLFATLWDTAEVAGLGLQIDMQKIQIRQETVEICEYYHLNPYKMTSTGSLLFFTDQGEKLIEILEKNGARAVRLGSTTAENARVITSGSEIRYLDRPTSDELMLWRKQKLEEGKNYGYKTEIKK
- a CDS encoding Lrp/AsnC family transcriptional regulator, whose translation is MDTKQKLRNEILRNLEKNSRIDLGELAILMGMEEAEIANEVAEMEKEKIICGYHTMINWDKTGVEKVTALIEVRVTPQRNQGFDRIAERIYNYPEVNAVYLISGAYDLLVTLEGKTLQEVSLFVSEKLSPIEPVIGTATHFILKKYKDHGTIMLPKKGSDRMVVTP
- a CDS encoding aminotransferase class I/II-fold pyridoxal phosphate-dependent enzyme codes for the protein MRNPLSKKIVSVQPSGIRRFFDVANEMEDVISLGVGEPDFDTPWRIREEGIFSLEKGRTFYTSNAGLMELRTEICKYLERTIHVNYDPKKETLITVGGSEAIDLALRCMLDPGEEVLLPQPSYVSYLPCTIMADGVPVIVELKHENEFKLTVDDLKDKVTEKTKILVMPFPNNPTGSIMTKEDLEPIAKFVEEHDLFVISDEIYSELSYKGDHVSIASLPGMRERTIVINGFSKGFAMTGWRLGYCCGPQVILKQMIKLHQFAIMCAPTNSQYAAIEGLRHCGDQVIEMRKAYNQRRRFLMHEFKRMGLECFEPFGAFYVFPSIKEFNMTSEEFATRLLYEEKVAVVPGTAFGDCGEGFLRISYAYSLEDLKAALERLEHFIEKLRAEQNK
- a CDS encoding tRNA (cytidine(34)-2'-O)-methyltransferase; protein product: MLNIVLLEPEIPANTGNIGRTCVATNTRLHLIEPLGFRLDEKALRRAGMDYWKDLDVTTYIDYQDFLDKNPGAKIYMATTKAEKVYTDVAYEEDCYIMFGKESAGIPEEILVENQENCVRIPMVGEIRSLNLGNSVAIMLYEALRQNQFAGMNLEGHLHRLEWNK